One stretch of Saccharopolyspora erythraea DNA includes these proteins:
- a CDS encoding WXG100 family type VII secretion target produces the protein MKVAPEALSAHSKGSEGVAQHLGQLSSVLEQARVSDDCFGPIGEFLAFAYFDSLEECRDLAKQAGAFMQHIAESVSECAEDYQETDRGQADKLGAVDLSGMQISGAGPGTLSGVNSAGGPQRGFMAQTAGYGMSTASAAQDLARADSPPDIAIATVNARMEQLDLVTSPGQSFVDNGLGFLISLVISPLVEFVLEPAIGDPEQMRSTGKGWEQVADWLDKCGDQEKQRADATRPVWEGQAGDAFRKQLDEFSQGAKAFATEVRGLKQTLDLAADLFDAFVEMVIDIIQELVIGLIIEWVAALAASWITAGASVGAASGLTASQVAITGTRLGTKVANLLHKLKPLVTKLEDLLQMLRKGPLRKVVEKMNELRGGNRFEQWVARNIDSNPLVKTVTRGDTGDLVDAQKAVKQAEKAVAEGRPGAQGELDDALRRVDNARENASMASTTGNRFAHQAVRGDDGTVVAQTDRHGDLRTTWGGDLRPELESATGERALAANVAQSGLNTLGLGGEARWQDAVIHQGGQAVAQEGVEQGVKYGYDKAADPSSAEERRAAQERGFQA, from the coding sequence ATGAAGGTGGCGCCGGAAGCGCTGTCGGCGCACAGCAAGGGTTCCGAGGGCGTGGCGCAGCATCTCGGCCAGCTTTCCTCGGTGCTGGAACAGGCCCGGGTGAGCGACGACTGCTTCGGCCCGATCGGTGAGTTCCTCGCCTTCGCCTACTTCGATTCGCTGGAGGAGTGCCGTGACCTGGCCAAGCAGGCCGGTGCCTTCATGCAGCACATCGCGGAATCGGTCAGCGAATGCGCGGAGGACTACCAGGAAACCGACCGAGGCCAGGCGGACAAGCTGGGTGCGGTCGACCTCAGCGGGATGCAGATCTCCGGGGCGGGGCCCGGCACTCTCTCCGGCGTCAACAGCGCCGGTGGTCCGCAGCGGGGATTCATGGCCCAGACGGCCGGGTACGGCATGTCCACGGCCTCAGCCGCTCAGGACCTGGCCAGGGCCGACAGCCCTCCGGACATCGCCATCGCGACCGTCAACGCTCGCATGGAGCAGCTCGACCTGGTCACCAGCCCTGGCCAGTCGTTCGTCGACAACGGCCTGGGCTTCCTGATCTCCCTGGTGATCAGTCCGCTCGTCGAGTTCGTCCTCGAGCCGGCGATCGGCGACCCCGAGCAGATGCGAAGCACGGGCAAGGGCTGGGAGCAGGTCGCCGACTGGCTGGACAAATGCGGCGACCAGGAGAAGCAGCGCGCCGACGCGACCCGGCCGGTCTGGGAAGGCCAGGCAGGTGATGCCTTCCGCAAGCAGCTCGACGAGTTCAGCCAGGGCGCGAAGGCGTTCGCAACCGAGGTTCGCGGACTGAAGCAGACATTGGACCTGGCCGCTGACCTCTTCGACGCGTTCGTCGAGATGGTCATCGACATCATCCAGGAACTGGTCATCGGCCTGATCATCGAATGGGTCGCCGCATTGGCCGCTTCGTGGATCACGGCAGGCGCTTCCGTCGGCGCGGCTTCCGGTCTGACCGCCTCCCAGGTCGCGATCACCGGAACCCGGCTGGGCACCAAGGTCGCCAATCTCCTGCACAAGCTCAAGCCGCTGGTCACCAAGCTGGAAGACCTGCTCCAAATGCTGCGCAAGGGCCCGCTGCGCAAGGTCGTGGAGAAGATGAACGAGCTGCGTGGCGGGAACCGGTTCGAGCAGTGGGTAGCACGCAACATCGACTCCAACCCGCTGGTCAAGACAGTCACCCGCGGCGACACCGGTGACCTCGTCGACGCCCAGAAAGCCGTCAAGCAGGCGGAGAAGGCGGTGGCGGAGGGCAGACCGGGCGCGCAGGGCGAGCTGGACGACGCGCTGCGGCGGGTCGACAACGCCCGGGAGAACGCGTCGATGGCCTCCACCACCGGCAACCGCTTCGCGCACCAGGCGGTCCGCGGCGATGACGGTACGGTGGTCGCGCAAACCGATCGCCACGGGGATCTGCGGACCACCTGGGGCGGCGACCTGCGGCCGGAGCTGGAGAGCGCCACGGGGGAACGCGCGCTGGCGGCGAACGTCGCGCAGTCGGGCTTGAACACGCTGGGCCTCGGGGGTGAGGCGCGCTGGCAGGACGCTGTCATCCACCAGGGTGGGCAGGCAGTCGCCCAGGAAGGCGTTGAACAGGGCGTCAAGTACGGCTACGACAAGGCCGCTGACCCGTCGAGCGCGGAAGAGCGCCGAGCGGCACAGGAACGCGGCTTCCAGGCATGA
- a CDS encoding YbaB/EbfC family nucleoid-associated protein, with protein sequence MAQPSERVQTMMRRFEEQAAQVGQLREKMQEIRGQARSSDGAVLVTVAPSGAVMDLQLSPDAVRQSHTALQRSILGAIREATQDAAQQMDDTVQPVLGDRAEQFKNAFNAHSAGGVDPAGTGSNSEPARRPDDNGECEDDFSGDSFLR encoded by the coding sequence GTGGCGCAGCCGTCCGAGCGCGTTCAGACCATGATGCGGCGATTCGAGGAGCAGGCAGCGCAGGTCGGCCAGCTCCGGGAGAAGATGCAGGAGATCCGGGGCCAGGCCCGCAGCAGCGACGGCGCGGTACTCGTCACCGTGGCTCCCTCCGGGGCGGTGATGGACCTGCAGTTGAGTCCGGATGCGGTGCGGCAGTCGCACACCGCATTGCAGCGGAGCATCCTGGGGGCGATTCGGGAGGCGACGCAGGACGCTGCCCAGCAGATGGACGACACCGTGCAGCCCGTGCTGGGCGACCGTGCAGAGCAGTTCAAGAACGCTTTCAACGCCCATTCCGCGGGCGGGGTCGATCCGGCCGGTACGGGCTCGAATTCCGAACCAGCGCGTCGACCGGACGACAACGGCGAATGCGAAGACGACTTCTCCGGCGACTCGTTCCTCAGGTGA
- a CDS encoding TetR family transcriptional regulator: MVRRNSGRSTRDEIHSAASRLFRERGFARTSVRDIAALAQVNPALVIRHFGTKELLFLEVVHLSVDPLLDVPLESLGERFVEALLSADEDIRGVYLALVRGSNEPRIAQRLREGHETAFVQPLRDRLSGPDADTRARLAAAVVGGLLHALWVVGDERLAADPRELVVRYGALIQQVLTPQG, encoded by the coding sequence ATGGTCAGGCGGAACTCCGGCAGGTCGACGCGGGACGAGATCCACTCGGCCGCCTCGCGGCTGTTCCGCGAGCGCGGCTTCGCACGGACCTCGGTCCGCGACATCGCGGCGCTGGCGCAGGTCAACCCGGCGCTGGTGATCCGGCACTTCGGCACCAAGGAACTGCTGTTCCTGGAGGTGGTGCACCTGAGCGTCGACCCGCTGCTGGACGTGCCGCTGGAGTCGCTCGGCGAACGGTTCGTCGAGGCGCTGCTGTCGGCCGACGAGGACATCCGCGGTGTCTACCTGGCGCTGGTCCGCGGCAGCAACGAGCCGCGGATCGCGCAGCGGCTCAGGGAGGGCCACGAGACCGCGTTCGTCCAGCCGTTGCGCGACCGCCTGTCCGGTCCCGACGCCGACACCCGCGCCCGGCTCGCCGCGGCAGTGGTCGGCGGGCTGCTGCACGCGCTGTGGGTGGTCGGCGACGAGCGGCTCGCCGCCGATCCCCGGGAGCTGGTCGTCCGCTATGGAGCGCTCATCCAGCAGGTCCTCACGCCGCAGGGCTGA
- a CDS encoding SDR family NAD(P)-dependent oxidoreductase, which produces MASTQDEGPRPEPLTARHPVGEWLEHPLGGPLLRELLAPAGFDERVLAPVSRLPLRELVTLSQGRLPQDVVDDMVVRVNGGAVPDADAEAAAGWRERPVPGRFDGRTVVVTGAAGGIGRATASRLAREGARVVAADVSPDGLGELAAELGEDSLVTVEADITRDEDVRRIVEAAGDRVDGLANIAGVVDDFSPIHEVSDEVWQRVFAVNVDGMFRLTRAVVPSMLAAGGGSIVNIASEAALRGNAAGVAYTASKHAVVGITRSSAFMYGPQGVRVNAVAPGGVATGMGSGGAASEFGRRRTGDFLDLVPPIATARQLAASITFLLSDDGVNISGAVLPSDGGWSVQ; this is translated from the coding sequence ATGGCGAGCACTCAGGACGAGGGGCCGCGGCCCGAACCGCTGACGGCCCGGCATCCGGTCGGGGAGTGGCTGGAGCATCCGCTGGGTGGGCCGCTGCTTCGCGAACTGCTCGCACCGGCGGGGTTCGACGAGCGGGTGCTCGCCCCGGTGAGCAGGCTGCCCCTGCGGGAGCTGGTGACCCTCAGCCAGGGCCGGCTGCCGCAGGACGTCGTCGACGACATGGTGGTCCGGGTGAACGGTGGTGCCGTGCCGGACGCCGATGCCGAAGCGGCTGCGGGGTGGCGGGAGCGGCCCGTGCCCGGACGGTTCGACGGCCGGACGGTGGTCGTGACGGGTGCGGCCGGCGGCATCGGCCGTGCCACGGCGTCGCGTCTTGCCCGGGAGGGCGCACGTGTCGTCGCGGCCGACGTCTCGCCGGACGGGCTCGGCGAACTCGCCGCGGAGCTGGGCGAGGACTCCCTCGTGACGGTCGAGGCCGACATCACCCGCGACGAGGACGTCCGGCGGATCGTCGAGGCGGCCGGGGACCGCGTCGACGGGCTGGCCAACATCGCCGGCGTGGTCGACGACTTCTCCCCGATCCACGAGGTGTCCGACGAGGTCTGGCAGCGGGTGTTCGCCGTCAACGTCGACGGGATGTTCCGGCTCACGCGCGCGGTGGTGCCGTCGATGCTGGCCGCGGGCGGTGGCTCCATCGTCAACATCGCCTCGGAGGCCGCGCTGCGCGGGAACGCCGCGGGCGTGGCCTACACCGCGTCGAAGCACGCCGTCGTGGGCATCACGCGGAGCTCGGCGTTCATGTACGGGCCGCAGGGGGTCCGGGTCAACGCCGTCGCTCCCGGCGGCGTGGCGACCGGCATGGGTTCCGGCGGTGCGGCGTCGGAGTTCGGGAGGCGGCGCACGGGCGACTTCCTCGACCTGGTCCCGCCGATCGCCACCGCGCGGCAGCTCGCCGCCTCGATCACGTTCCTGCTCAGCGACGACGGCGTCAACATCTCCGGGGCCGTGCTGCCGTCCGACGGCGGCTGGTCGGTGCAGTAG
- a CDS encoding response regulator transcription factor: MLLLIVEDDDHVASALTAVLGRHGFDTERARTGAQALEALSHDPDLVLLDLGLPDTDGFDLCRRMRQRYDRPILVVTARTDTRARIHGLNLGADDYLVKPYDIGELIARIHAVARRSAPRRETATPTRHAGPISVDVDAREATVDGRPVQLTRKEFDLLAMLARQPGVVFSRGQILSEVWSTHWQGSQRTLEVHVASLRTKLGIPDAVQTVRGVGYRLRP; encoded by the coding sequence GTGCTCCTGCTCATCGTCGAGGACGACGACCACGTGGCGTCCGCGCTGACCGCGGTGCTCGGGCGGCACGGCTTCGACACCGAACGCGCCCGCACCGGAGCGCAGGCGCTGGAGGCGCTGTCCCACGACCCCGACCTCGTGCTGCTCGACCTGGGACTGCCCGACACCGACGGCTTCGACCTGTGCAGGCGGATGCGGCAGCGCTACGACCGTCCGATCCTGGTCGTCACGGCCCGCACCGACACCCGCGCCCGCATCCACGGCCTCAACCTCGGCGCCGACGACTACCTGGTCAAGCCCTACGACATCGGCGAACTCATCGCCCGCATCCACGCCGTCGCCCGGCGCAGCGCACCCCGCCGGGAGACGGCCACCCCGACCCGCCACGCCGGGCCGATCAGCGTCGACGTCGACGCCCGCGAAGCCACCGTCGACGGCAGGCCGGTGCAGCTCACCCGCAAGGAGTTCGACCTGCTGGCGATGCTGGCGCGCCAGCCCGGCGTGGTGTTCAGCCGGGGCCAGATCCTCAGCGAGGTGTGGAGCACGCACTGGCAGGGCAGCCAGCGCACCCTGGAGGTGCACGTAGCATCGCTGCGCACCAAGCTCGGCATCCCGGACGCGGTGCAGACCGTGCGCGGCGTCGGGTACCGGTTGAGGCCCTGA
- a CDS encoding IS5 family transposase, whose amino-acid sequence MVRDGVISDELWELVEPVLPSRKGLRGRPFADHRLILEGIAWRFRTGTPWRDVPEVFGPWQTVWKHHHRFSIDGTYQRMFDVVRSSYGIDAGDDLAQLLSVDSSVVRAHQHAAGAPRTPGRALAAATDHTGGTVE is encoded by the coding sequence GTGGTTCGTGATGGTGTGATCTCGGATGAGTTGTGGGAGTTGGTCGAGCCGGTGTTGCCTTCTCGGAAGGGCTTACGGGGTAGGCCCTTTGCCGATCACCGACTGATCCTGGAGGGGATTGCTTGGCGGTTCCGTACCGGAACGCCCTGGCGGGATGTGCCCGAGGTGTTCGGGCCGTGGCAGACGGTCTGGAAGCACCACCACCGGTTCTCCATCGATGGCACCTACCAGCGGATGTTCGATGTGGTGCGGTCCAGCTACGGCATCGACGCCGGCGACGACCTCGCCCAGTTGCTGTCGGTTGACTCCTCGGTCGTGCGCGCGCACCAGCACGCTGCGGGTGCACCCAGGACTCCGGGTCGGGCCCTGGCCGCGGCCACCGACCACACAGGGGGCACCGTCGAATGA
- a CDS encoding cytochrome P450 → MGHNDTSAPLSYPIPNPTALEPPAEWEELRRECPVAAVRLPSGDRAALVTRYDDVKQVLSDPRFTRQLSAPDAARLTDSESGGVFNNDMAKRIPDSGEEHQRWRQRVGRWFTAKRMTALRPGMTEMAERLVDDMVASGAPADLKAAVGFPLPVWVICDLLGVPDSERDRFSYWSDTLLNLTRYPEEEIAAAQKAFVAYMGEHVAARHAAAGDDLLSTLIADGGMSDAELVATGQALLVAGHETTANMIGKMAGMLLADRTRWERLLADPSLVRTAVEEVLRFDANPGLGIPRYITEDAEVGGEAVPRGTTVMCSMGAANRDGTAFDGAGEMDLGRRPNPHLAFGAGAHSCLGQALARTELQVVLEVLLRKLPGLRLAVAPEDLARVEGLVVGGLSSVPVRW, encoded by the coding sequence GTGGGGCACAACGACACGAGCGCACCGCTGAGCTATCCGATCCCGAACCCGACCGCCCTGGAACCGCCCGCCGAATGGGAGGAGCTGCGGCGGGAATGCCCGGTGGCGGCCGTGCGGCTGCCCAGCGGCGACCGCGCCGCGCTCGTCACGCGCTACGACGACGTCAAGCAGGTGCTGTCCGACCCGCGGTTCACCCGCCAGCTCTCCGCGCCCGACGCGGCACGTCTCACCGACAGCGAGTCGGGCGGGGTCTTCAACAACGACATGGCGAAGCGGATCCCGGACTCCGGCGAGGAGCACCAGCGCTGGCGCCAGCGGGTCGGGCGGTGGTTCACCGCCAAGCGCATGACCGCGCTGCGGCCGGGCATGACCGAGATGGCCGAACGGCTCGTCGACGACATGGTCGCCTCCGGCGCACCCGCCGACCTCAAAGCCGCGGTGGGCTTCCCGCTGCCGGTGTGGGTCATCTGCGACCTGCTCGGCGTGCCCGACTCCGAGCGTGACAGGTTCTCCTACTGGTCGGACACCCTGCTCAACCTGACCCGCTACCCGGAGGAGGAGATCGCCGCGGCGCAGAAGGCGTTCGTGGCCTACATGGGCGAGCACGTCGCGGCGAGGCACGCGGCCGCGGGCGACGACCTGCTCAGCACCCTGATCGCCGACGGCGGGATGTCCGACGCCGAGCTCGTCGCGACCGGACAGGCCCTGCTGGTCGCGGGACACGAGACCACCGCCAACATGATCGGCAAGATGGCCGGGATGCTGCTGGCCGACCGCACCCGCTGGGAGCGGCTGCTCGCCGACCCGTCGCTCGTGCGCACGGCGGTGGAGGAGGTGCTGCGCTTCGACGCCAACCCCGGTCTCGGCATTCCGCGCTACATCACCGAGGACGCCGAGGTCGGCGGCGAGGCCGTCCCGCGCGGCACGACCGTCATGTGCAGCATGGGCGCCGCCAACCGCGACGGGACGGCGTTCGACGGTGCCGGCGAGATGGACCTCGGTCGCCGCCCCAACCCGCACCTGGCCTTCGGTGCGGGCGCGCACTCCTGCCTCGGCCAGGCGCTGGCCCGCACCGAGCTGCAGGTCGTGCTCGAGGTGCTGCTGCGCAAGCTGCCCGGCCTGCGGCTGGCGGTCGCACCGGAGGACCTGGCCCGCGTGGAGGGGCTCGTCGTCGGAGGTCTGAGCAGCGTGCCCGTGCGGTGGTGA
- a CDS encoding transposase, whose amino-acid sequence MGDVACDLGVLRLTPGQAGDNPQLLPLLDDYFASDCTDAGPLDVRLLTDKAYSHPSTRRNLRRRRIKHTIPERDDQIAARKATGSAGGRPPAFNTEIYKHRNTIERAFNRLKQWRGVATRYDKYALTFLGGILLASTIMISRTASQN is encoded by the coding sequence TTGGGCGACGTCGCCTGTGACCTGGGCGTGTTGCGGCTGACCCCAGGGCAGGCCGGAGACAATCCCCAGTTGCTGCCGTTGCTGGATGACTACTTCGCCTCCGACTGCACCGACGCCGGGCCACTGGACGTCCGGCTGCTGACCGACAAGGCCTATTCCCACCCCTCGACCCGGCGGAACCTGCGTCGACGCCGGATCAAGCACACGATCCCCGAACGAGATGACCAGATCGCCGCCCGCAAGGCCACAGGCTCGGCGGGCGGTCGCCCACCCGCCTTCAACACGGAGATCTACAAGCACCGCAACACAATCGAGCGTGCATTCAACCGCTTGAAGCAGTGGCGCGGGGTGGCCACACGCTACGACAAGTACGCCCTGACCTTCCTCGGCGGCATCCTCCTCGCAAGCACGATCATGATTTCCCGCACCGCATCCCAGAATTAG
- a CDS encoding FkbM family methyltransferase, with translation MLAAWEDLNQDGTYAKAVRGLRPGSHIADVGSRHGLSAIFFADHLPDARILAFEPVPPAFECLRENLVRYVPNGQPFHCALGEEPGSRELTYSVAEAPGTHKGGNVRQAHELRRREAVERTCSVRVTTLTRVAERQQVESIDLLRISTRHAGPEVLRGIGDDLWTRIRRIVVELHDEDGLSELEGLLRARQYEVMVPQGTKGRMLLAMRG, from the coding sequence GTGCTGGCCGCTTGGGAGGATCTGAACCAGGACGGCACGTACGCGAAGGCGGTCCGGGGACTCCGGCCCGGCTCCCACATCGCGGATGTCGGTTCGCGCCACGGACTTTCCGCGATCTTCTTCGCCGATCACCTGCCGGACGCCAGAATCCTCGCCTTCGAGCCGGTACCGCCCGCGTTCGAGTGCCTCCGGGAGAACCTGGTCCGCTACGTGCCGAACGGGCAGCCCTTCCACTGCGCGCTCGGGGAGGAGCCCGGGAGCCGGGAACTGACGTACTCGGTGGCCGAGGCACCCGGCACTCACAAGGGCGGGAACGTCCGGCAAGCGCACGAACTCCGCAGGCGTGAGGCCGTCGAACGGACGTGCTCGGTCCGGGTGACCACGCTGACCAGAGTGGCCGAACGCCAGCAGGTCGAGTCCATCGACCTGCTCCGGATCAGCACGCGGCACGCCGGTCCGGAGGTGCTCCGCGGGATCGGTGACGACCTGTGGACCCGGATTCGCCGAATCGTCGTGGAACTCCACGACGAAGACGGACTCTCGGAGCTGGAAGGACTTCTGCGCGCACGGCAGTACGAAGTGATGGTGCCGCAAGGAACAAAAGGCCGGATGCTGCTCGCGATGCGTGGCTGA
- a CDS encoding MFS transporter yields the protein MQTVVIPLVPRLPELLGSTPANTAWAITATLLAAAVATPTVGRLGDMYGKRRMLLASLALMVAGSVLGALSTSLAPLVAARVLQGLAAGVIPLGISIMRDELPVERLGSATALMSASLGVGGALGLPAATLLAESADWHVLFWVAAGLGAAAAALVARLVPESPVRSGGRFDLVGAVGLSTVLVCLLLAVSKGTEWGWTSGLTIGLVAAVLVLLPAWGRWELRTREPLVDLRTTARRPVALTNLASAVFGFSMFAMSLVMPQLLQLPAGTGHGLGQPMVVVGLVLAPSGLVMMAMAPVSARITRTSGPRTTLVAGTLVVAAGYGLNLVLMSQIWQLVLVSVVIGAGIGLAYGAMPALIMSAVPVSETAAANSLNTLMRSIGTSVSSAVAGVVLSQLTVPFGPAPVPSLTGFRVVIAVGAGAALAAAAVAALIPAGDQSTADGAIAAAGSRTHP from the coding sequence ATGCAGACGGTCGTCATCCCGCTCGTCCCCCGCCTGCCGGAACTGCTGGGCTCCACACCCGCGAACACCGCGTGGGCCATCACCGCCACGCTGCTGGCCGCCGCCGTCGCCACGCCGACGGTGGGCCGGCTCGGCGACATGTACGGCAAGCGCCGCATGCTGCTGGCCAGCCTCGCCCTGATGGTCGCCGGGTCGGTGCTCGGCGCGCTGAGCACGAGCCTGGCGCCGCTGGTGGCGGCACGCGTGCTGCAGGGGCTGGCCGCCGGGGTGATCCCGCTGGGCATCAGCATCATGCGCGACGAGCTGCCGGTCGAACGCCTCGGCTCGGCGACCGCGCTGATGAGCGCGTCGCTCGGCGTGGGAGGCGCGCTGGGCCTGCCCGCGGCGACGCTGCTGGCCGAGAGCGCCGACTGGCACGTGCTGTTCTGGGTCGCCGCCGGGCTCGGCGCGGCCGCCGCCGCGCTGGTGGCGAGGCTGGTGCCGGAGTCGCCGGTCCGCTCCGGCGGCCGGTTCGACCTCGTCGGCGCGGTCGGCCTGTCGACCGTGCTGGTGTGCCTGCTGCTCGCGGTCTCCAAGGGCACGGAGTGGGGATGGACGAGCGGTCTCACGATCGGTCTCGTCGCCGCCGTGCTGGTTCTGCTGCCGGCGTGGGGCCGGTGGGAGCTGCGCACGCGCGAGCCGCTGGTGGACCTGCGGACCACGGCGCGCAGGCCGGTCGCGCTGACCAACCTCGCCTCGGCCGTGTTCGGCTTCTCGATGTTCGCGATGTCGCTGGTCATGCCGCAGCTGCTCCAGCTGCCCGCGGGCACCGGTCACGGCCTCGGCCAGCCGATGGTGGTCGTCGGCCTGGTGCTGGCCCCGTCCGGGCTGGTGATGATGGCGATGGCGCCGGTGTCGGCCCGCATCACCCGGACCAGCGGGCCGCGGACGACGCTCGTCGCGGGCACCCTCGTGGTCGCCGCCGGGTACGGGCTCAACCTGGTGCTGATGAGCCAGATCTGGCAGCTCGTGCTGGTGTCGGTGGTGATCGGCGCCGGCATCGGCCTGGCCTACGGCGCGATGCCCGCGCTGATCATGTCCGCCGTGCCGGTCTCGGAGACCGCCGCCGCCAACAGCCTCAACACCCTCATGCGCTCCATCGGCACCTCGGTGTCCAGCGCGGTGGCCGGGGTGGTGCTGTCGCAGCTGACAGTCCCGTTCGGCCCGGCACCCGTGCCGTCGCTGACCGGGTTCCGCGTGGTCATCGCCGTCGGCGCGGGCGCGGCGCTGGCCGCCGCGGCGGTGGCCGCACTGATCCCCGCCGGTGATCAGTCCACTGCGGACGGTGCGATCGCCGCGGCCGGCAGCCGCACACACCCCTGA
- the lexA gene encoding transcriptional repressor LexA translates to MTAYDDLDAFEHLDTSILPLRQQRILVTIRDWVTRYGYPPSTRQIGDAVGLRSSSSVSKHLRSLEEHGFLRRSDTMSRPIDVRAFLRDSSTREPAEDSVPVPVVGDIAAGVPIAAEEHVDDVLKLPRGLTGRGNVFGLRVRGDSMIDAAICDGDIVVVRQQPEAHSGQIVAAMIDDEATVKVYRRRNGHVFLEPRNPDYDVIDGDEAVILGTVVSVLRSV, encoded by the coding sequence GTGACCGCCTACGACGATCTTGACGCGTTCGAGCACCTGGACACCTCGATCCTGCCGCTGCGGCAGCAACGGATCCTGGTCACGATCCGGGACTGGGTGACCAGATACGGGTACCCGCCGAGCACGCGGCAGATCGGCGACGCCGTCGGCCTGCGGTCGTCGTCCTCGGTCTCGAAGCACCTGCGAAGCCTCGAGGAGCACGGGTTCCTCCGGCGCAGCGACACGATGTCGCGCCCGATCGACGTGCGTGCGTTCCTGCGGGACTCCTCGACGCGGGAGCCCGCCGAGGACTCGGTGCCCGTGCCCGTGGTCGGCGACATCGCCGCGGGCGTCCCCATCGCGGCCGAGGAGCACGTCGACGACGTCCTGAAGCTGCCCCGCGGGCTCACCGGGCGCGGCAACGTCTTCGGCCTGCGGGTGCGCGGCGACTCGATGATCGACGCCGCCATCTGCGACGGTGACATCGTCGTGGTGCGCCAGCAGCCCGAGGCGCACTCCGGGCAGATCGTGGCCGCGATGATCGACGACGAGGCCACCGTCAAGGTCTACCGCCGCCGCAACGGGCACGTCTTCCTCGAGCCGCGCAACCCCGACTACGACGTCATCGACGGCGACGAGGCCGTGATCCTGGGAACCGTCGTCTCGGTGCTGCGCAGCGTCTGA
- a CDS encoding amidase family protein — MAPQAAPAASRMASTPDLDVVTIPQLQERMTSGSLTSVSLTAAYLRRIRAVDPVIGAVLRTDPTALRQAAASDLRHRTGAVRGPLDGIPVLLKDNVDTRDLPATAGSLALAGRPPRDDAALVTRLWEAGAVVLGKTNLSEWANFRAEKPTSGWSAVGGQTRNPYVLDRNPCGSSSGSAAAVAASLAQVAIGTETDGSIVCPAGMNGVVGHKPSLGLVSGDGVVPISSEQDTAGPMARNVVDAALTLSVLRGDRAGEPPRPVPLRGTRIGLWRLPSLGPEVDAVTTRAAERFRAAGAEVVEVALPHQDRLAELEFPALLSEFHRDIDAYLATRDGPRDLAELVEFNRTHPQEQTCFVGQELFERALVAPATTDPGYLAMRAELDELSARSIDETMTAHRLDAIASPANPSAWTTDCERGDNDVIPSSTPAAVAGYPSVSVPAGFVGELPVGLLLMAGDRQDQALLSLAAAAERELGAWRPPRYLPTVGG; from the coding sequence ATGGCCCCGCAGGCGGCGCCCGCTGCCTCGCGGATGGCGTCGACGCCCGATCTCGACGTGGTGACCATCCCGCAGCTCCAGGAGCGCATGACGAGCGGATCGCTGACCTCGGTGTCGCTGACGGCGGCGTACCTGAGGCGGATCCGCGCCGTGGACCCTGTGATCGGTGCGGTGCTGCGCACCGACCCGACGGCGCTGCGCCAGGCGGCTGCCAGCGACCTGCGCCACCGCACCGGAGCTGTCCGCGGCCCGCTCGACGGGATTCCGGTGCTGCTCAAGGACAACGTCGACACCCGCGACCTGCCGGCCACCGCCGGATCGCTCGCGCTGGCGGGCAGACCGCCACGCGACGACGCCGCGCTGGTGACCCGGCTGTGGGAGGCGGGCGCGGTGGTGCTGGGCAAGACGAACCTCTCGGAGTGGGCGAACTTCCGCGCCGAGAAGCCGACCTCGGGGTGGTCGGCGGTGGGAGGCCAGACCCGCAACCCCTACGTCCTGGACCGCAACCCGTGCGGTTCGTCCTCCGGGTCGGCCGCCGCGGTCGCGGCATCGCTCGCGCAGGTGGCGATCGGCACCGAGACCGACGGGTCGATCGTGTGCCCGGCCGGGATGAACGGGGTGGTCGGTCACAAGCCGAGCCTCGGACTGGTCAGCGGCGACGGCGTGGTGCCGATCTCGTCCGAACAGGACACCGCCGGTCCCATGGCGCGCAACGTGGTCGACGCCGCCCTGACCCTGTCGGTCCTGCGGGGCGACCGCGCGGGCGAGCCACCACGTCCGGTTCCCTTGCGCGGCACGCGGATCGGGCTGTGGCGGCTGCCCTCACTCGGGCCGGAGGTCGACGCGGTGACGACCCGCGCGGCCGAGCGGTTCCGCGCGGCGGGCGCCGAGGTCGTGGAGGTGGCGCTGCCCCACCAGGACCGGCTCGCCGAGCTGGAGTTCCCGGCGCTGCTCAGCGAGTTCCACCGCGACATCGACGCCTACCTGGCCACCCGCGACGGACCGCGCGACCTGGCCGAGCTGGTCGAGTTCAACCGCACCCACCCCCAGGAGCAGACCTGCTTCGTCGGTCAGGAGCTGTTCGAGCGGGCCCTGGTCGCGCCCGCGACCACCGACCCCGGTTACCTGGCCATGCGCGCCGAGCTGGACGAGCTGTCCGCGCGGTCGATCGACGAGACGATGACCGCGCACCGGCTGGACGCCATCGCCTCCCCGGCGAACCCGTCCGCGTGGACCACCGACTGCGAGCGCGGGGACAACGACGTCATCCCGTCCTCGACCCCGGCGGCGGTGGCGGGCTACCCGTCGGTGTCGGTGCCCGCCGGGTTCGTCGGGGAACTGCCGGTCGGACTCCTGCTGATGGCCGGTGACCGGCAGGACCAGGCGCTGCTTTCGCTGGCCGCGGCGGCAGAGCGCGAGCTCGGCGCGTGGCGTCCGCCGCGCTACCTGCCGACCGTCGGTGGCTAG